From Arachis stenosperma cultivar V10309 chromosome 2, arast.V10309.gnm1.PFL2, whole genome shotgun sequence, one genomic window encodes:
- the LOC130961161 gene encoding UDP-sulfoquinovose synthase, chloroplastic — MAQLLSSSSSLTIFSRNKPYLKPFNQCSMSFSTSAACNNSTYPFRKLFLQRQKPRKSLVLQVSAVSTSIETPVQTSSGEPSKPQRVMVIGGDGYCGWATALHLSKKGYEVAIVDNLIRRLFDHQLGLDSLTPISSIQNRIHCWKSLTGKSIELYIGDICDFEFLTETFKSFEPDAVVHFGEQRSAPYSMIDRPRAVFTQQNNVIGTLNVLFAIKEFREQCHLVKLGTMGEYGTPNIDIEEGYITITHNGRTDTLPYPKQASSFYHLSKVHDSHNIAFTCKAWGIRATDLNQGVVYGVRTDETAMHEELCNRFDYDGIFGTALNRFCVQAAVGHPLTVYGKGGQTRGYLDIRDTVQCVELAIANPANPGEFRVFNQFTEQFSVNQLAALVTKAGGKLGLNVETITVPNPRVEAEEHYYNAKHTKLVELGLKPHLLSDSLLDSLLNFAIQYKDRVDRKQIMPSVSWRKIGVKPKTVTA, encoded by the exons ATGGCTCAATTGCTATCGTCTTCTAGCTCCCTGACTATCTTCTCTAGAAACAAACCTTACTTAAAACCTTTCAACCAATGTTCAATGTCATTTTCGACCTCAGCTGCATGCAACAATTCCACATATCCATTTAGAAAGCTTTTCTTGCAACGACAGAAACCGAGAAAAAGTTTGGTATTACAAGTTAGTGCAGTTTCAACTAGCATAGAAACTCCAGTTCAAACTAGCTCTGGTGAACCTTCTAAACCACAGCGAGTCATGGTCATTGGTGGAGATGGTTATTGTGGTTGGGCAACTGCTCTTCATCTGTCTAAGAAGGGTTATGAAGTTGCGATTGTTGACAACCTTATTCGACGTCTCTTTGATCACCAGCTTGGATTGGATTCTCTAACACCGATATCCTCCATTCAAAATCGGATCCACTGCTGGAAATCTCTCACTGGAAAAAGTATTGAGCTCTACATTGGTGACATATGCGACTTTGAGTTCTTAACGGAAACATTCAAGTCATTTGAACCTGATGCTGTTGTCCATTTCGGGGAGCAGCGATCTGCACCTTACTCTATGATAGATCGGCCAAGAGCTGTGTTTACGCAACAGAATAATGTTATCGGTACACTGAATGTTCTTTTTGCTATAAAAGAGTTCAGAGAGCAGTGTCATTTGGTTAAGCTTGGGACCATGGGTGAATATGGTACTCCAAATATTGATATCGAGGAGGGTTATATTACCATTACTCACAATGGAAGGACAGATACTTTGCCGTATCCCAAGCAAGCCAGCTCATTCTATCATCTAAGCAAGGTTCACGATTCACATAACATAGCCTTCACTTGCAAAGCTTGGGGGATTCGAGCAACTGATCTGAATCAAGGAGTGGTATATGGAGTAAGGACAGATGAGACTGCAATGCATGAAGAGTTGTGCAACAGATTCGATTATGATGGCATATTTGGAACTGCATTAAATCGATTCTGTGTTCAGGCTGCCGTCGGTCATCCACTTACTGTATATGGTAAAGGAGGCCAG ACTCGGGGCTATCTTGACATAAGAGATACAGTTCAATGCGTGGAGCTTGCCATTGCGAACCCTGCAAACCCTGGGGAGTTCCGAGTCTTCAACCAGTTTACGGAGCAGTTTTCAGTCAATCAACTAGCTGCCCTTGTTACAAAAGCTGGTGGGAAACTTGGGCTCAATGTGGAAACCATAACCGTGCCAAACCCGAGAGTGGAAGCAGAGGAGCATTACTACAATGCCAAGCACACTAAGCTTGTTGAGCTGGGACTCAAGCCACACCTTCTTTCAGATTCTCTCCTTGATTCACTGCTCAACTTTGCTATCCAGTACAAAGATCGTGTTGACAGGAAGCAAATCATGCCTAGTGTTTCTTGGAGAAAAATTGGGGTCAAACCGAAAACTGTCACAGCCTAA